A segment of the Acidimicrobiales bacterium genome:
CCGTGACCGCGAGTCGGGGCCCCTCGGCCGCCGCGCCGGGAATTGACCCGGAGGCGGGCCGGTTGGAGCAGGGCGGCGGCGGGCCGGGGTCGGCCGGCGCCGGCCGACGGTGCGCACGGGAGGTGCGGGGATGAGCATGGTGGACGACGGCGGGCGCCCCACCGTCGACACCGAGCGGATCGAGCGGGCAGTCCGGGAGATCCTCGCCGCCATCGGCGAGGATCCCGAGCGCGACGGGCTGCTCGACACGCCCCGCCGGATCGCCGACATGTACGCCGAGGTGTTCGCCGGCCTCCACACCGACCCGGCCGAGCACCTGTCCGTGCAGTTCGAGGCCAACCACGACGAGATGGTGATGGTGCGCGACATCCCGTTCGCCTCCATGTGCGAGCACCACTTCGCCCCGTTCCTCGGCCGGGCCCACCTGGCCTACATCCCCGGGCCCGAGGGGCGCATCACGGGCCTGTCGAAGCTGGCCCGGCTCGTCGACGGCTACGCGCGCCGGCCCCAGGTGCAGGAGCGGCTCACCACCCAGATCGCCCACACCCTCGAGGAGGTGCTGCGGCCCACCGGTGTGCTCGTGGTCCTCGAGGCCGAGCACCTGTGCATGACCATGCGGGGGGTGCGCAAGCCCGGGTCGCTCACCGTCACCAGCGCCGTCCGGGGCATCTACCGCACCGACGTGGCTGCTCGGGCCGAGGCCATGTCGCTCATCGGCCAGCGCGTGCGCTGACCGCCGGCCTCCCCGGGCGGTCAGATGGCCAGGTGGCGCCGGCCCTCGAGCAGCCGCTCGGCCATCACCAGCGCTGTGGCCCAGTAGCCGTCGAGCGAGGGCACCAGGGCCGACCGGGTGATGCGCCGGCGGCGCCGGTGCGGCTCCCCGACCACCCAGCCGACCTCGTCGACCTCGACGGTGTCCGCCTCTCCCGCGAGGAGCGCGAGACCCTGCTCGATGGCCAGCTCGGCCAGCCCGTCGACCTCGCCGGGCCGGGGCCGGTACGCCTCGAGCGGGCGGTCGTCGCGCAGCAGGTGGACGTGGACGAGCTCGCGGTTGCGCCCCTCGGGGGTGTCGTCGACGACCCGGCGGACCCCGAGCGGCACGAGGGCCGCCGGCTCGGCGCGGATCCCGAGCTCCTCGTGGAGCTCTCGGATGCCGTCGGCCGGCGACTCGCCCGCCGTGAGATGGCCGGCGGCGCTCACGTCGAGCAGGTCGGGGAAGGCTCGCTTGGTGGTCGATCGCCGCTGCAAGACCACGGTGCCCCCGGCGGGCCGGCGGGCCACCACCCAGCAGTGGAAGGTGCGGTGCCAGTCGCCGTCGGCGTGGGCGGCGGCCCGGTCCTTGGTGCCCAGCCATCGCCCGAGGTCGTCGTACACGTCGATGCACTCGACGTCGCGACGCTCGTCCAGCTCGCCGGGAGGCACGCCCCCAGTCTGCCGCCGACGGGCCGGTCCGTTGAGTCCGACGGCTCGTCGGCCGATGATGGGTGAGGTGCACGCACCGCTCGGGCGGCGAGAGCCCTGGACAGCAGCGACGGTCGTGCTGCTCGTCGCGGGCGGCGCGCTGGTGGCGGTGCAGCCGCTCCTGCCCGGGGCGGTGCTGCCGGCGGTGCTCTACGACGTCCTCGCGGCCGTCGGGGTGGTGGCCGTGGTCGCGGGCGTTCGCGTCCACCGGCCCGCGCACCCGGTGCCGTGGCTCCTCATCGCCGCCGGCTTCGGCCTGGAGCTCGTGGGCGACGTGGTGTGGGACGTGCTGAGCCTCGGCCTGGGCGTCGACCCCGAGGCCAGCATCCTCCCCGACCTTCCCTACCTCGGCGCCTACGCCTTCCTGTTCGGGGGCACGCTGGGGCTCGTGCGCGCCCGCCGCCCGGGTACCGACCGCAGCGTGCTGCTCGGGGCGGGCATCGCGTCCGCGGTGGTGGGCGTGCTGACCTTCCAGTTCCTCGCCGTGCCGCTCCTCGACCAGGGTGGGCTGAGCGGGTTCGACCGGTTCTCCGGATCGGTGTACCTGGCGGGCAGCACGGCGGTGGTGTTCGCCGCCGTGCCCCTCCTCCGGGGACGACCCCGACCCCTGGCTGCGGTCGTGCTGCTGATCGCGGGGCTGGCCACGTTGGTGGTGGCCGACCTCACCGACGTGTCCTTCGTGACCTTCGACGTCCAGACCGGCTGGGCCTGGCTCTCGGCCGCGTACCTGGTCGCCGCCCTGCTCGTCGGGGCGGCCGGCGTTCACCCCTCGATGGTGCACGTCACCGATGCCCTGCCGGCGCGGCCGGACCTCATCGGGCTGCGCGACTTCGTGCCCGAGTCGGCCGCGCTCTTCGTGCCCGCGGTGATCCTGGTCGGCGCCCAGCTCCAGGGGCACTCGGTGAGCGTCCCGGCGCTGGTGGTCTACGTGGGCACGGTGGCCGCCCTCGCCGTGTTCCGGGTCCGCCTGCTGCTCGCCCAGCACGAGCGGGCCGAGGCCCTCTCGCGGGCTGCGCTCGCCGACTCGGAGTGGCGCTTCCGGCTCTTCGCCGAGAACAACACCGACGTGATCACCCGCCTCGACCCCGCCTGGAACGTGCTGTACGTGTCGCCCGCGGTGGCCACGGTGCTGGGGTACGAGCCCGACGACGTGATCGGGCGGCCCGGCTGGGAGTTCCTGCACCCCGACGATCTGGTGACGGTGCTCGACCGCCGCGACCGGCTGTCGCGCCGGGCCGACTCCGACCGGCTGGTGCACCGCATGCGGCGGGCGTCGGGCGGATGGTGCTGGGTGGAGACGATCGGCCACGCGGTCTTCGCCGCCGACTCCGACGAGCTGGTCGAGTTCCAGATGGCGAGCCGCGACGTGACCAGCCGGATCGAGGCCGAGGAGGCCCTGGCTGCGCACATGGCGTTGCAGGACGTGGTCACCGGGATCGCGGCCCGGTTCGTCGACCTCGACCCGGGCGCGGTCGAGGCCGGCATCCACGAGGCGCTGGCGCTGCTCGGCCGCCACACCGGCGCCGACCGCTGCTACCTGTTCGACTACCGGGCCGGTTCGGCGGTGATGGACAACACCGCCGAGTGGTGCGCCCCCGGCGTGTCGTCGGAGCGGCAGGGGCTCCAGGGAGTGCCGCTGGCGCAGCTGCCCCGCTGGGTCGAGCAGCTGGCCAGCGGGGAGCCGGTCCTCGTCCCCCGGCTCCGGGACCTGCCGACCGGGTGGTCGGCCGAGCGGGCGATCCTCGAGCCCCAGGGCATCCAGTCCCTGGCCGCCGTGCCCATGGTCCTCGGCGGGAAGGTCGTCGGCTTCGTCGGGTTCGACAGCGTGGTGCGCGAACGCCGGTGGACCTCCGACGAGGTGGCGCTGCTGCGGTCTGCCGCCGGCGTCTTCGTGGCCGGCCGGCTGCGCGCCGAGGCCGAGCGCTCCCGGGCGGCCACCGAGCAGCGGCTGCGCTCGCTCCTCGGCGCCCTCCCCGACCTGGTGCTGCGCCTGCGGGGCGACGGCACGGTGGTGGACGTGAACGACGGCCGCCACCCGCTGCTGCCGCCCGGCTCCCCGGTGGTCGGCCAGCCGCTGGGCGCGCTGTTCCCCGCGCTGGCCGAGCAGGGGCTCGACCTCGCGGGCGCCCGGACGCGCCAGGCCACCGTGGTTCGCGACCTGGTCGTGGGCGACCGCACCGCCCACGTCGAGGTGCGGGTGGTGGGCGGCGACGAGCCCCTGCTGATCCTCCGCGACGTCACCGAGCGGGAGCACCTCGAGGAGGCCCTCACCCGCCAGGCCCTGCACGACCCGCTCACGGGGCTGCCCAACCGCCGGCTCCTCGGCGACCTCCTCACGCAGGCCCTGGCCCGGGCCGAGCGGCGGGGCTGGCCGATGGTGCTGCTCTACCTCGACCTGGATCGCTTCAAGGTCGTCAACGACACCCTGGGCCACGCCGTCGGCGACGCCGTCCTCGTCGAGACGGCCACCCGGCTCGAGCGCGAGGTCCGAGGCGGTGACGTCCCGGCCCGTGTCGGTGGGGACGAGTTCGTCGTGGTGTGCGAGGACGTGAGCGCTCGCAGCGAGGCCGAGGCCCTCGCGCTGCGGCTGGTGGAGGCGTTCCGGGCGCCGTTCCAGGTGGGCGGGCGTCGCGTGCCGGTCACGGCCAGCGTCGGCTACGTGCTCGCCGGCCCGGGCGAGGGGGCGATCGGTCACCTGCGCGGCGAGGCCGATGCCGACGAGCTCCTCCGCGCCGCCGACGCGGCCATGTACCGCTCGAAGCAGACCGGCCGGAACCGGGCGACGGAGTTCGACCTCGCCCTGAGCGAGCACACCGCCATGCGGGTGTCCGTCGAGCGCGACCTGCCGCTGGCGCTGACCCGGGGCGAGCTGCGCCTGCACTTCCAGCCGATCGTGCGCCTCCCCGGCGGCGAGGTGGTGGGGGCCGAGGCCCTCCTGCGCTGGGAGCACCCCGAGCGCGGGTTGCTGGCGCCGTCGGCGTTCCTCGAGGTGGCCGAGGACACCGGTCTGATCGTGGAGCTCGGGGTGTGGGTGCTGGAGCGGGCCGTGCGCGAGGCCGTCGGCTGGCCGCGCGGCCGGGGCGCCGCCGGTGAGCCGGCGGCGCTCACCGTCTCCGTCAACCTGTCGACGCGCCAGCTCGCCGATCCCCTGTTCGCGGAGCGGGTCGGCGAGCTGCTCGACGTCGCCGGCCTCCCGGCCGAGCGGCTCGTGCTCGAGATCACCGAGAGCACGGCGATGGCCGATCCCGATCGGGTGCAACCCACGTTCGAGCGCCTCGCCGGCCTCGGCGTGACCCTGTCGATCGACGACTTCGGCACCGGCTTCTCGTCGCTCGCCCAGCTTCGACGCCTGCCGGTCGGGCAGGTGAAGATCGACCGCTCGTTCGTGTCGGGCCTCGGCGTCGACCCGGCGGACGCGACCCTCGTCGCCGCGGTCGTCGACCTCGCCCACCGGCTCGGCCTGACGGTCGTGGGGGAGGGGGTGGAGACGCCGGACCAGCTCGTGGAGCTGGCCCGGCTGGGGAGCGACCTGGCGCAGGGCTTCCTGCTCGGCGAGCCCGTGCCTGCCGCAACGCTCCGCCAGCGGCTCCTGGCCGAGGCCGCGGCACCCGTCGGCGGGCGTGTCGAGGGGCGCCACGGCGCGACGTGACCGACCCGGTAGCATGCCGAGGAGCGAGCGGGCGGAGCCGATCTCTCACCTCCCGAGGTGTCCATGCGCCACCGCCACGACCTGCCCTCGTCTCCCACCTCCCGCCGCCGCTTCCTCGTGGCCGGCGCTGTGGCCGGTGGCTCGCTGCTGGCGCCCTCGTTGCGGTTGCCGCCGGCCGGCGCCGAGGAGCCGGCACCGCACCAGCACGGGTCCGACAACGACGAGCCCGTCTTCGAGGAGCTGGGCGGCCGTCCGGCCGAGCTGCGGCCCAAGGCCGGGCTCGCGCCCGTGCCGCCTCCGCGCATCGTCCGCCGCTCCGAGTGGGGAGCGGACGAGTCGCTCCGCAACGGTGAGCCCTCGTATGCGCCCGTGAAGAAGCTGGTCGTGCACCACGCGGCCACGCCCAACAACCCGGCCGACCCGGCCGCCACGGTCCGGTCGATCCAGGTGTACCACGTGCGCGACCGGGGCTTTCAGGACATCGCCTACAACTTCCTCATCGACCAGCGGGGCGTGGTGTACGAGGGGCGGTGGGCCCGCGACTACGGCGCCGGGGAGACCCCCACCGGCCAGCTGGCCGACGGTCGGGGCGTGGTCGGCGCCCACGCCCTCAACTACAACACGGGCACCTGTGGCATCTGCCTGCTGGGCGACTTCACCAGCACCCAGCCGAGCCAGGCCGCGCTGGACGCGCTGGTGGCGGTGCTCGCCTGGCAGTGCTCGCTCAACCAGATCGACGCGGTGAAGAGCGACACGTTCACCAACTACGAGGGCGTCACCCGCACCTTCCCCAACATCGTGGGCCACCTCGACCTCACGCCCACCGGGTGTCCGGGCGACGTGCTGTACCGCGGCATCCCCACGCTGCGGACCCGCGCCGACGGCCTCCTGAAGGGTGGGCTGGTCGGTTACTGGGTGCTCGGGCAGGACGGCACCCCCAACCCCGTCGCCGGCGCGGCACCCCTCGGCGACCTCCGCAACCGGCGCATCAGCGCCCGTGCCACCGCCATGGCGGCCACGCCGTCGGGCCAGGGCTACTGGGTGGTCGACCACGTGGGCGGGGTGCACGCCTTCGGCGACGCCCGCTACGTCGGGTCGCTCCCCGAGCGGGGGCTCTCGGTGCTGGCGCCCGCGATCGCCTCCACGCCCTCTGGCCAGGGCTACTGGCTGATGGACGAGATCGGCGGGGTGCACAGCTTCGGTGACGCCGGCTACTTCGGCTCGCTGCCCGAGCGGCAGGTGCGCACGCGGGCGTCGGCCCTGGCGCCCACGCCGTCCGGCCGGGGCTACTGGGTGCTCGACCAGGTCGGCGGGGTGCACAGCTTCGGTGACGCCGGCTACTTCGGCTCGCTGCCCGAGCGGCGGGTGCGGGCCTGGGGGGCCGGCTTCGCGTCCACGCCGTCGGGCCGGGGCTACTGGGTGCTCGACGACGCCGGCGGGGTCCACAGCTTCGGCGACGCCGGCTTCGCCGGGTCGGCCTGGGGCCGGATCCCGAGCGGCTCGGCCAGGGGGCTGCTCGCCGAGCCCGGCGGGGGTGGCTACTACGTGCTCGTGTCCGATGGGCGCGTGCTGGCCTTCGGCTCCGTCGCCGACTTCGGCGGGACCCGCGTCCCCGTTCGGGCGGTGGCCCTGGCCGGCGTGCGGCGCACGTCGACGCAGTAGCCTCCGGCGCCGTGCCGGCAACCCAACCCCCGCCTGCGGTGCCCAGGGGCATCGACCCCGGACCGGTCACGGCGTGGTTCGTCGAGCACGTGCCCGGCGTGGTGCCGCCGCTCGCCTTCGAGCTCATCGCCGGCGGGCACTCCAACCTCACGTACAAGGTCACCGACGCCGAGGGCGGCCGGTACGTGTTGCGGCGCCCGCCGCTGGGGCACGTGCTGGCCACCGCCCACGACATGGGTCGGGAGCACCGGATCATCGCGGCCGTGGGGCCGACGGCCGTGCCGGTGGCGCCCGCGCTGGGCCTCTGCGCCGACGAGTCCGTGAACGGCGCGCCGTTCTACGTGATGGCCTACGTCGACGGCCACGTGCTCGACACCCCGGAGGCGGCGCGGCGTGTGTTCCCGGACGAGGCGCGTCGCCGCGTCGCCGGCGAGTCGCTCGTCGACGTGCTCGCCACCCTGCACGGCGTCGACCCCGACGCCGTCGGGCTCGGCGACCTGGGCCGCAAGGAGGGGTACGTCGCCCGCCAGCTGAAGCGGTGGTCGACGCAGTGGGAGCGGTCCAAGACGCGGGAGCTGCCGGCCATCGAGGAGGTCTACGAGCGCCTGGCCGCCCGCATCCCGGAGCAGGGGCCGGCGGCGATCGTGCACGGCGACTACCGCCTCGGCAACTGCCTGGTGGGCGACGACGGCCGCGTGGCCGCGGTGCTCGACTGGGAGCTGTGCACCCTCGGCGATCCACTGGCCGACGTGGGCTACCTGCTCGTGTACTGGACCGATCCGGGCGGCCCCGAGCCGCCCCGTCAGGGCGACCCCTCCGCCGCGGGCGGCTTCCCGTCGAGGGCCGAGCTGCTCGACCGCTACGCCCGCGCCACCGGCCGTGACCTGAGCGGCATCGACTACTACGTGGCCTTCTCGTCGTGGCGCCTGGCGGTGATCAGCGAGGGCGTGTACGCGCGGTACGTGAAGGGCGCGATGGGCGACCACGAGGTCGACGTGAGCCCCTTCGCCGAGGGGGTGGTGCGCCTGGCCGAGTCGGCGCTGGACGCGGTGCACCGCCTGCCCGGCTGACGCGACCCGACCTCTTGACGGATCGCCCGCCCGGGCGCACGATCGATTCTCCGATCGGCGATCGAGCACAGGAGGTGGGGATGGCCTCCCCGGCTTCGCCCGCTGCAGAGGAGAGCCCGCCCGGCTCTTGAGCCGGGGCCCCCCGCTCGGGGCCGGTCCCGGCATCACCCGACGACCGACAACGGTTCGGGCCCCGGTGCCGCTGTGGAGAGCCGCCGGGGCCCGAACGCGTCCGGGCTTCAGGAGAGTGGGCCCAGCCGGGTGGACAGCAGGGGCGGGATCCCGTGGGCCGGGACCGGTGCCGCGAACAGGTGCCCCTGGCCGGTGGAGACGCCCAGGCGGAGCAGGGCGTCGCGCTGGGCCTCGGTCTCGACCCCCTGCGCGGTGATGCCCAGCCCGAACGCGTCGGCCAGACCCCGGACGGCGGCCACGACCGCCTCGTCGCCGCGGTCCTGGCCGAGCCCGGCCACGAAGAGCCGGCTGATCTTGAGCTCGTCGACGGGCAGGCGCTTCAGCTGGGCGACGGACGCGAAGCCGGTGCCGAACTGGTCGACGGCCACGCGGACCCCTGCCTCGCGGACGGCCTGCAGGCGGACCCCCAGGCTGGCGAGGCGATCGAGGAGCGGGGTCTCCCGCAGCTCGAGGGTGACGAGGGTGGTCGGGATCGCTCGCCCGGCCAGCTGGCCGAGGAGGGCGTCGAGCCAGTCCTCCCTGGCGATGGTGGAGGGGGAGACGTTCAGCCGCAGGCCGATGGGCCCGGCCGGGCCTGCCGGCCAGGCGGCCAGGTGGGTGAGCGCCTCGGCGATCACCCTGGTGTCGAGCCGGGACGCGAGACCGGTCTCCTCGGCCAGCTGCACGATCGCCTCGACGTCGCCGACGACGGGGGGGCGGGTGGGCCAGCGCACCAGGGCCTCGACGCCGGTGGGGACGCCGTCGGCCAGCGTCACCACCGGCTGGAACCACACCTCGATGCTCGGCCCGCCGAGGGCGACCTCGAGGGCTGCGGCGGCCGCGTCTCGGGTGGCGGTGTCGGCGGCGGTCTCGGCGTCGTACACGGTGGTCTGGCCCCAGCCCCGGCGCTTCGAGCGGTACATGGCGGCGTCGGCCCGACGGAGCAGGGCGGCCGACGTGGTGCCGGCGTCGGTGGCCACGGCCACGGCCACGCCGATGCTGGCCGAGAGGGCGATGCGGTGCTCGCCGAAGGGGATCGGCTCGGCCAGCGACCGGTGGAGGCGCTCGGCCACCGCCACCGCTTCGCCGGTGTCCGAGACGTGGTCGAGCAGCAGCACGAACTCGTCGCCCCCGAAGCGGGCCAGGAGGTCGGCCGGCCGCACCGCCCGGCGCAGCCGCGCCGCCACCGCCACCAGCAGGGCGTCGCCGGCGGCGTGGCCATAGGTGTCGTTGACGCTCTTGAAGGTGTCGAGGTCGACGAAGAGGACGGCGACCGAGCCGGCGCCGTCGGCCCGCCGGTCGAGCAGGCGCTGGCACTCGGCTTCGAGGCGGGAGCGGTTGGCCAGCCCGGTGAGCGGGTCGTGCAGGGCCCGGTGGGTGAGGTCGAGCTCGAGGCGCTTGCGGTCGGTGGTGTCGCGCCCGATGGCGAGCACGTGGGCCCCGTCGGATCCGCTGGCCGGCTCGGGCACGAGCAGCACCTCGTACCAGCGGTGCACCCCGGCGACGGCCATGGCGACCTCGAAGGTCCGGGGGGTGCCGGTGGCCAGGACGTCGGCCAGCTCCTCGCCGAAGTGCGTCACCGTGGCCTGGTCGACGCGGGTGACGCCCAGCCGGGTGGGGTCGGAGGAACCGATCGGACCGAGGATGGCCTCGGCCGCCGGGTTCTGGAAGACGAGCCGACGCTCGGCGTCGAAGCGCAGGACGAGGTCGGGCGACCGCTCGACGAGGGTGCGGTAGCGCTGATCGCTGGCCTGCCGGACCTGCTCGGCGTTGACGCGGTCGGTGACGTCGCGGGCGCTCACGACCAACCCGTCGATCTCCGGGTCGTCGACGCGGTTGGCGGCCACCACCTCGAGCCAGCGCCAGCCCCCGTCGGCGTGGGCGACCCGGAAGTCGGTGCCGCCGGCGACGCCATCGGCCTCGGCCAGCGCGTCGGTGAACTCGATCGACAGCGTGCCGACGTCCTCGGGGTGGATCACCTCGAAGAAGGTGGCGACGCTGCGGACGCTCCAGCCCAGCAGGCGCTCGAAGGCGGGGCTGGCGTAGCGCAGGTGGCCGGTGCGGTCGAGGGCCACGAGGATGTCGGGGCTGGCGTCGACCAGTGCGGCGAGCAGCGACGACGAGGGCTCGTCGCTGCGACGGCGTTCGGCGCCGGTCGTGTCAGGGCTCATCGCCACCCACCATCCCCCTGGGGTCCGGCCCCGCCGCGGCCGACCCTCTAGGCGTCACGGTAGCCGCCGGCGCCCATGGCCCGGGCCACCGCGAGGGCGCGAAGCGCCCCGTCGAGGCCGGTGCCGGGCACCGCCGGCTGGGTGGTCACGCCGGCGTCGATCCGCACGCCGTGGGCGGCGTACGAGCGGGCCAGCAGACGCCGGCCCGTCCGGCCCAGGACCAGGCCGGCCACGTCGAGGTGGCGGGCCGCGAAGCGGGGGCCGTGGCCGGGGTCGGCAGCGTCGGCCCGGCTGCCCCGCTCGGCCCACCCCTGGACGGCGGCGTGGGCCAGCTCGTGGGCGACCACGTGGGGTGCGCACCCGTCGGCGGTGACCTCGAGCCGGTGGCTGGCGCCCACCCATCGGGCATCGGCCCGGACCAGGCGCGCCGGCGCGGGGCCGGCGTCGAGGGTGATGCCCGCCCCCATGGCGGCCCACGACGGGTGGGCGAGCACCGCCCCGACCAGCGCCTGCACGGCCTCGAGCCGTTGGGCCCGGCTGCGGGGCCCTTCGCCCCCCAGGGGCACCGAGTAGAGCGTGGGTGCGAAGGCGGCGTGCTCGGCGGCGTAGACGAGCGAGCGCTGGGCGTCGCGGCCGTGAGCGCCCGCCGCGCCCGGGCCGGCCGACCGGCGGGGTTCACCGCCCGAGGGCGGCACGGCGACCTTCGACGCCCGGGCGGCCCAGGTCGGCTCGCCGTGCGGCCTCCCGGCCGGCGCGCGCACCGGCCGGGTCGGTGAGGGCGCGAGGGGGCCGCATCGACCCGGGGCGCCCGTAGCGGTCTCGGACCCAGGCGTCGACCCGGGCCCCCCGGTCGGCGAGCACCAGCGCCACCGACGGGGTCCCGGCCTGGGGCGGCGCCGCCTCGGCGGCGGCGACGGCCCGCTCCTCGGCCTGGCGGAGCGCCGTGCCGACCTCGTCGGCGTAGGCGAAGAGGAAGGCCCGCCGCCAGCGGACCGTCGCGGCCGGCGCGCCCGGCCGGGGTGGCGCGGCCAGGGCCTCGGCCGCGCTCTGGGTGAGCAGGGAGGTGAACAGGGCCTCGGCCCGCTCGACGTCGCCCCGGTGCCCGATGAGGTGCCCGATCCGGCCCTCCCAGCCCCGGGAGGTGAGCAGCCGCACCCCGTTGGCGGCCGCGACCACGGCCAGCAGGCGCAGCCGGGCCAGGACGTACGGGCCGGCCCCCACCTCC
Coding sequences within it:
- the folE gene encoding GTP cyclohydrolase I FolE, whose translation is MVDDGGRPTVDTERIERAVREILAAIGEDPERDGLLDTPRRIADMYAEVFAGLHTDPAEHLSVQFEANHDEMVMVRDIPFASMCEHHFAPFLGRAHLAYIPGPEGRITGLSKLARLVDGYARRPQVQERLTTQIAHTLEEVLRPTGVLVVLEAEHLCMTMRGVRKPGSLTVTSAVRGIYRTDVAARAEAMSLIGQRVR
- a CDS encoding NUDIX domain-containing protein translates to MPPGELDERRDVECIDVYDDLGRWLGTKDRAAAHADGDWHRTFHCWVVARRPAGGTVVLQRRSTTKRAFPDLLDVSAAGHLTAGESPADGIRELHEELGIRAEPAALVPLGVRRVVDDTPEGRNRELVHVHLLRDDRPLEAYRPRPGEVDGLAELAIEQGLALLAGEADTVEVDEVGWVVGEPHRRRRRITRSALVPSLDGYWATALVMAERLLEGRRHLAI
- a CDS encoding EAL domain-containing protein: MHAPLGRREPWTAATVVLLVAGGALVAVQPLLPGAVLPAVLYDVLAAVGVVAVVAGVRVHRPAHPVPWLLIAAGFGLELVGDVVWDVLSLGLGVDPEASILPDLPYLGAYAFLFGGTLGLVRARRPGTDRSVLLGAGIASAVVGVLTFQFLAVPLLDQGGLSGFDRFSGSVYLAGSTAVVFAAVPLLRGRPRPLAAVVLLIAGLATLVVADLTDVSFVTFDVQTGWAWLSAAYLVAALLVGAAGVHPSMVHVTDALPARPDLIGLRDFVPESAALFVPAVILVGAQLQGHSVSVPALVVYVGTVAALAVFRVRLLLAQHERAEALSRAALADSEWRFRLFAENNTDVITRLDPAWNVLYVSPAVATVLGYEPDDVIGRPGWEFLHPDDLVTVLDRRDRLSRRADSDRLVHRMRRASGGWCWVETIGHAVFAADSDELVEFQMASRDVTSRIEAEEALAAHMALQDVVTGIAARFVDLDPGAVEAGIHEALALLGRHTGADRCYLFDYRAGSAVMDNTAEWCAPGVSSERQGLQGVPLAQLPRWVEQLASGEPVLVPRLRDLPTGWSAERAILEPQGIQSLAAVPMVLGGKVVGFVGFDSVVRERRWTSDEVALLRSAAGVFVAGRLRAEAERSRAATEQRLRSLLGALPDLVLRLRGDGTVVDVNDGRHPLLPPGSPVVGQPLGALFPALAEQGLDLAGARTRQATVVRDLVVGDRTAHVEVRVVGGDEPLLILRDVTEREHLEEALTRQALHDPLTGLPNRRLLGDLLTQALARAERRGWPMVLLYLDLDRFKVVNDTLGHAVGDAVLVETATRLEREVRGGDVPARVGGDEFVVVCEDVSARSEAEALALRLVEAFRAPFQVGGRRVPVTASVGYVLAGPGEGAIGHLRGEADADELLRAADAAMYRSKQTGRNRATEFDLALSEHTAMRVSVERDLPLALTRGELRLHFQPIVRLPGGEVVGAEALLRWEHPERGLLAPSAFLEVAEDTGLIVELGVWVLERAVREAVGWPRGRGAAGEPAALTVSVNLSTRQLADPLFAERVGELLDVAGLPAERLVLEITESTAMADPDRVQPTFERLAGLGVTLSIDDFGTGFSSLAQLRRLPVGQVKIDRSFVSGLGVDPADATLVAAVVDLAHRLGLTVVGEGVETPDQLVELARLGSDLAQGFLLGEPVPAATLRQRLLAEAAAPVGGRVEGRHGAT
- a CDS encoding N-acetylmuramoyl-L-alanine amidase; the encoded protein is MSMRHRHDLPSSPTSRRRFLVAGAVAGGSLLAPSLRLPPAGAEEPAPHQHGSDNDEPVFEELGGRPAELRPKAGLAPVPPPRIVRRSEWGADESLRNGEPSYAPVKKLVVHHAATPNNPADPAATVRSIQVYHVRDRGFQDIAYNFLIDQRGVVYEGRWARDYGAGETPTGQLADGRGVVGAHALNYNTGTCGICLLGDFTSTQPSQAALDALVAVLAWQCSLNQIDAVKSDTFTNYEGVTRTFPNIVGHLDLTPTGCPGDVLYRGIPTLRTRADGLLKGGLVGYWVLGQDGTPNPVAGAAPLGDLRNRRISARATAMAATPSGQGYWVVDHVGGVHAFGDARYVGSLPERGLSVLAPAIASTPSGQGYWLMDEIGGVHSFGDAGYFGSLPERQVRTRASALAPTPSGRGYWVLDQVGGVHSFGDAGYFGSLPERRVRAWGAGFASTPSGRGYWVLDDAGGVHSFGDAGFAGSAWGRIPSGSARGLLAEPGGGGYYVLVSDGRVLAFGSVADFGGTRVPVRAVALAGVRRTSTQ
- a CDS encoding phosphotransferase family protein; its protein translation is MPRGIDPGPVTAWFVEHVPGVVPPLAFELIAGGHSNLTYKVTDAEGGRYVLRRPPLGHVLATAHDMGREHRIIAAVGPTAVPVAPALGLCADESVNGAPFYVMAYVDGHVLDTPEAARRVFPDEARRRVAGESLVDVLATLHGVDPDAVGLGDLGRKEGYVARQLKRWSTQWERSKTRELPAIEEVYERLAARIPEQGPAAIVHGDYRLGNCLVGDDGRVAAVLDWELCTLGDPLADVGYLLVYWTDPGGPEPPRQGDPSAAGGFPSRAELLDRYARATGRDLSGIDYYVAFSSWRLAVISEGVYARYVKGAMGDHEVDVSPFAEGVVRLAESALDAVHRLPG
- a CDS encoding EAL domain-containing protein, giving the protein MSPDTTGAERRRSDEPSSSLLAALVDASPDILVALDRTGHLRYASPAFERLLGWSVRSVATFFEVIHPEDVGTLSIEFTDALAEADGVAGGTDFRVAHADGGWRWLEVVAANRVDDPEIDGLVVSARDVTDRVNAEQVRQASDQRYRTLVERSPDLVLRFDAERRLVFQNPAAEAILGPIGSSDPTRLGVTRVDQATVTHFGEELADVLATGTPRTFEVAMAVAGVHRWYEVLLVPEPASGSDGAHVLAIGRDTTDRKRLELDLTHRALHDPLTGLANRSRLEAECQRLLDRRADGAGSVAVLFVDLDTFKSVNDTYGHAAGDALLVAVAARLRRAVRPADLLARFGGDEFVLLLDHVSDTGEAVAVAERLHRSLAEPIPFGEHRIALSASIGVAVAVATDAGTTSAALLRRADAAMYRSKRRGWGQTTVYDAETAADTATRDAAAAALEVALGGPSIEVWFQPVVTLADGVPTGVEALVRWPTRPPVVGDVEAIVQLAEETGLASRLDTRVIAEALTHLAAWPAGPAGPIGLRLNVSPSTIAREDWLDALLGQLAGRAIPTTLVTLELRETPLLDRLASLGVRLQAVREAGVRVAVDQFGTGFASVAQLKRLPVDELKISRLFVAGLGQDRGDEAVVAAVRGLADAFGLGITAQGVETEAQRDALLRLGVSTGQGHLFAAPVPAHGIPPLLSTRLGPLS
- a CDS encoding DUF2786 domain-containing protein, which encodes MSIPGPGDPHDHDPAARAAERHRKAATVRGLLAKAESCAAQFPDEALALVAKAQELMARYRIDDALLAGGPPDDRVVEVNVEVGAGPYVLARLRLLAVVAAANGVRLLTSRGWEGRIGHLIGHRGDVERAEALFTSLLTQSAAEALAAPPRPGAPAATVRWRRAFLFAYADEVGTALRQAEERAVAAAEAAPPQAGTPSVALVLADRGARVDAWVRDRYGRPGSMRPPRALTDPAGARAGREAARRADLGRPGVEGRRAALGR